In Cryptococcus neoformans var. neoformans B-3501A chromosome 3, whole genome shotgun sequence, the DNA window GATGGCTGTTTTTACAAAACTGCGCTACAGGTTCGATAATTAATGACGACTTTGCATGCTTGGCCTGAAAAAAAGgccgaaaaaaaaaagtatACTCGATGAAGTCAATGAACACCGGATAAAACTGGAAGTCCAGATGTCGCAGGCCCCTTTCGGCTAAGCGACGTCATCGCAGCTTACAGTGGATTAAAATTGattttccttcctcggGCGAATTTAAGTTGAGAGACGAAGAGCAGCAGGTGAAGCTGCCGGGGCCCACCATGCTACCCGTTTTCGCTTTTCagtcctttttttcggcAACCGAGCGGCATGCTGTGATTCTTTTAAAAGTTTTGGGAGAGGCACACCCTTGACTCAGCGGCCTCCGCTTTTTGCTCATTtgtcttctccacctttttTCAGGGTAGAGGTGCAGgtgaaggtggagaaggtcGCAGTATTTAATTTATTAACTGCATGTTTTTATATcccccttcatcttccatcatccaaacTCGACTGCACTACATACTTGTACTTTTATACATACTTTCGATCACGCATAATAACCCAAGCAGCATTTCAGTAGCTCCACTCATTATCCCATACACCATGTTGTATCTTCCACGCCCCCAACTTCCAATGCACACGCATCACCCCACCACCAAAACTACGCTATTGCGAAGTCGATCCTTTTGCAGCCTCATTCACTTTCACCATAGTAGTCACCCAGCTGCTCATCAACCATCCATTAAGCTTCAGTCTTCTTGGGACGTCCTCGGCCCTTTAAATCGTATCAGCACAGTTTCGCCCAGTCTGAAAGTAGTAAATGACATAGGGATGCTTACCCGCTTAGGCTTTTCCTCGGGTTTTTCCTCAACGTTGTCCGAGGGTTCTGctttctccgcctccttAACAGCAGCCTGTCAAGAAATCAGCACTTCCCTCTAGTATTTGCAAATTTGTGTTCCATTCttaccttcctcttcttcttgggacCCTCCTCAGCAGCGGGCTCTTCGTGTTCCTCGGGCTCTTTCTTCTTAGCCTGCTTGACGGGAGCCTATGATTAATAATTCAACCCTTTGTTCAAGTCGAATCGATTCAGATCATCAGTTCTCACCTTACGTTTCTTCTTAGGTGAGGCTTCGACCTCGTTCTCGTCCTCGTGTTTTGGCTCATTCTTGGCCTTGCTCTCCTTCGCAGGAGCCTAGTACGAAAAATTATCAATCGTCAGTTTGGAAAGGTGGGCCATAGAGGGAGAAGATACCTTTTGCTTCTTGGGAGCCTCGGGGGAGCCTTCGTCCTCGTTAGCTTCGGCCTTAGCCTTCTTAGTGCCCTATTACGGAGATGAACATGCGCCCTTTCGTTTTGTGGTGGAGTAAATAACAAAcgcaccttcttcttggttgcaggcttctcatcctctggCTCGTTCTCCTCTACCTTTTCGACCCTGGCAGTTTCAGGgacatcctcttccttgactGAAACCAGAAAGTGTCAGACGCGCATATCTATTGCTATTGCTGATGGATACGCACCGTGGCCCTCGTTCCATGCGTCGGTGACCTGCAGGGTGCGTTAGTAACGGAACCTCAATATATTTGAATGAGACACACCTTTTGTTGGTATTCTTCACTGTCGACGGATGTCGCGTAAGCCATGAATCTCTtaaccttctccttctcgccaCTCAACGCCCTTCCCCCTAAAGAGGACTTACGGAATTTCCTCGACTACAAATCGCATCAGCACCCATTTTATCTGGTAGATCGCGTCAAACTTACAGCCATCGATTTCAGAAGGCTTTTCGAAATCTTCCTTCCAGTGTTTAATGACTTCAGGGGTGGTACCTACATCACATCAGCCTCTATATCCAGACAACCATCCCGGAATGAGAGGTGTACATACAGCCCCAGTGGCGCCATTTGAAGCCTCCATTACCCCTGATCTCTACCCAAACACCAAGACGAAGCTCGCCCTTGCCAATTTTGGTACCATTACAAGGTTTTCTTCCTGTATATCAAAAGAAGTCAGACGAAAGTACTGGTATTGACTGCCGGACAAGGTGTGGGAAGATGACGCACCGTTGCAGCCTGCGCGACCGGTGTGGGCAAGTTCTACTCGGTAAGCTGGCATCTTTCTATCGTTGAATTAGGAATTTGGATGGATGGTAAATGAAGATACATCCTGAGAGTCTTCCTTTTGAATTCGTTGCTGCTCCCAGCTCTTGTTGCTCGTGacacaacaacaaccaaatCGAAGTGCGGAAGACATCTGACGCGTCATTAACCTTTTTGTGGCTTTACGTAAATGATAGCAGCCCATCGGTGATGGCCGTGATGTCCTCCTCGGGCGGGTGCGTGACGGATGAGTGGTGATCTGCTCTGCCGTCTTGGGAAGTGAATGCGATCTCAGTACGGCACTCGGGACGGCAACGCATATATCGCAGCTCGACCACACGTTTAGATCGATAGCTCACACCTTCAAAGACTTTAGCAAAGCATGTCTGCAAGTCGCAGGTCTTGCACATCTTCCAGCGTCCAAGAAGAGCACGAGTAAACGCAATCGACCACCACAATCACACCTATTATCTATCGTAATGTCAACCCCCACTCGCTCTCGCAGTCAAAGCCTCAACGacgactcttcttctccctcctcccctacACCGACTATCCGCAATACTACACCTGCCCGGCCGCCCACCGCCTCGCAGGTTTTCGCCGCCGCGGTGGCCGCTTCCCCTGGACCCGCCCCTGGACGCGCGGCAAGTCAGCCAGGAATGGATAGAAGACAAAGTGggcagcaacagcagcaagaaCTCGGAAAGGGACGTCctggaagagatgatcCGGTAAGTGAAGGTGGCCAAGGGGTTGTCGCGTGAATGGTACCACGATGTTTCGGAATTTGGAGCAGGAACGTGTGCGCACAGACGTCGCCGGGCAGACGCACTTCTGATCGATTCCCGTTTGTGATCCATCATTCTGTATTTCAGATGGCGTAATCCTCCTTGCTATTcctttctccaccttcGTCTCCGTCATCTCGATAAAGGGCACCGCTGACGATCACCATGACTTCACCACAGCGCACAGCGGCCACACCCAGTCAACTCCGAGGCAACTACTCTCCAGCACGTGCCTCTATATCCTCcacagaggatgaagactACCTAAAGCCAAACTCTCCACCGCGGACGGCTGTTCCAGGGAACACCACCTTTGAATCCACTCCTAGAGGCTGGGGCGGTGGCAGTAGTCGTGGTGTACCGCAGACAGCTTTTGGAAGCAGTTTTGGCTCCCCAACTGCATTCTTCAGTCAGCCCGCGCGAGAAGCATCTAGCGGAGGAACACATCGCGTAGGCCGCGGTGCCCGGTTCGCCAATTCTCGGGACCCATCGCAAACCGTTACTAATCCGGGCGGCTCATCTTCTCGTTCGGCTTCTCGAGCCCGTCCGCCTTTGCAGCACCACCACAGCATCTTGAGGGATTCTCCCAacttggatgatgatgaactGCAAGACCGAGGGGCTGAACTTATCAAACAGCGgcagagagaaaggaaggcaaagaggaagaagttggagCTTGAGCAGCAGCGCCGACTTGCTGAGGAAGGAACGACTCTAGAGACAAGTAACCCGCCCAGTGGTGTTCCAGGAGAAGGTTTTGTCGCTCAGCAAGGGGGCTTGAGCAGGGGACCGGTGCCCACGTCAAGGATAAGGAACCCTAGTGCAACCCGCCGCCCTACAAGTGAAGGAAACTTCCCATACCCTCCAAGCGTATCTGATGGAGAAACGCCCCGAGATGGCGGGATGAGCCCAAAAGAGGATGCACGCGCACCGTCTGTATATTCGTCTGCTGCCGATGAGGAGGCAGAAGAACAGTTAGATGAGCGTGTAAGTATAGTGGGAGAAATTGTTAatgatgttgttgaagaagagacgggCGGCGATGTTGATAAGTGTGACTCTGacgaaggagaggagagtgggCAGGATGAAGGAGTTACAATGAAAGACCGTCAAGATGTGAGTGGATTCTAATGTCTTTTATATGTCATTTGCTCATATATACTAGGCAATCAACATCGAACATCCGTTCGGTCTTCCAATTTGGAAACCCGCTCTTTATCGCAAATCACGATCTGTAACTCGCAACGCCGAATCCGCGCTTCACTCAATTCCGTCTGCTGCCGCTGAACGGCATCTACTACCGGGAAACATCCTTTGGACAGCTCTCTTTGGATGGTGGCTTGCTATTGCATGCTTCATGGCAGCCGTTCTGGTAACCGGTGCGGAAGCATTAGGCTGTGGTAGAGGTGGTTATGGCAAGACGTTACGGGGCCTAGCTTGGTATATCGGGTGGCCATTCGGAAAATAtgtggaaggtgaaggggcGCCGGATGATGATCATGAACACGATGAACACGTAGTAGGGGACGAGGAGCAAGCGAATGGGAATTACCAAGCACTTGATGGGGCTTCGCCGATCAGTAAACGACAAAGAGCGAGAGAAGTATCCGActcctcgtcttcaaaTGTCACCGTCAGGCATGCTCAAGATTCGGCACCAGTCAATGCCCCAGACTCCCCCGACGCAACTTCAGCGAGTACTATGCGAGCCAACAACGAACGTCATGCAGTGTCGTTCGCTTCTGGTGTCAAGGGCAAAGGCCGCGACAGTGTCACCGAACGATCTTCACTGTTGGGAAAGAACGGTTTCAGGAGGCCTAAAAACAAGCGAGCCAAAAAGCTCGGCCAATTATTCTACTGGCCTGGATTCTGCCTCATTGTTGCACCTACAATGCTTTTGGTCTGTATTCTTTGCTGGGGATTCGTGATAACCATTCCCATGGCAAAGTTGACTTGGGAATTGCTGAACCTCTTATGGTACCGACCACTTGAGATCAATTTCCGACCTGCTCCCAAAGTCCCCGTACCAACACCCGCCAGTTCTTCTGACAACGTACACGATGATACCAACGGTTCCGGGTCGAGCACTGCTGTCGGAGACTCCCCAACCAACTTCACTCTCAAGCGCGCTCGTCTTACGGCGGGTCAAGTTGCCCCGACGTCTGGACCTACATCCACTGTATTGCTCTGCACCTACCGTGCAGTTGGCTTACAGTACTACAAGTACACAGTTGGTGGGGTCAATATCATGTTTATCAACCTCTTGCCTCTTGTGTTCTTTACTATCATTGATggtctcctccttcttccagccGTGGAACGCAAAGAGCACCTTGGGCGACCCATCGCTCCACTCTTGCGTCTCCTCACATCTCAAgccctcctcttcgtcctgGCACTTGCTTCAGTCATCCCGCTCTCATACTTCATTGGCATGGCTGTCGCTTCCATCTCTGCGCAGTCCTCCATCGGCATGGGCGCTGTTATTAATGCTACCTTTGGTTCTATCATCGAAATTATTCTCTATAGCATTGCCCTCACGCAAGGCAAAGGCAGGTTGGTGGAAGGTTCTATTGTAGGCAGTATCTTGGCCGGTGTATTGCTCATGCCGGGAGCGAGTATGTGTTCAGGGGCTTTCAAAAGGAAAGAACAAAAGTTTAACGCGAAGAGTGCCGGCGTGACGAGTACGATGTTGATCATGGCTATCATCGGGACTTTGACACCGACCATGTTCTATCAGACCTATGGTTCTGTGAGTTGTTCTATTGATTTACCTACATTTGTATACAGAGAGTTGATAGGCACCTTAGTTTGAGCTTCATTGCCAAGACTGCCCTTCAGGTCACCCCAACAGAACCATCACCTTGCCAGAGGGGGGGATGAGTTTAGAGCCTGGAGACATGTGGATGTGCGACCATTGCTACTATGAGCATCCTGATCCAGAGCGTGATCCATTCTACCAGGAAAATGTCAAGACCTTAATGTATGCCTGTGctgccatccttctcttcgtAAGTCAATCACAGTCCATGAATCGTGTTTTCAAAAAAAACTGACATATATGGTCTAGTCATACCTTATTGGTCTCTGGTTTTCTCTCCGCACTCACGCTGCCCAGATATGGCAAAATCCGCAACAGCTCATGAAGTCTGAGGAGGCTCAAGCTGTTAGTGAAGTGCATCCTGCTCTCAAGAGTACCCTTGCGCAACGCATTACCCCACAGGCTCTGATGCAGCATGTCCTCCCTTTGCACAAATCAAACAACCCCCCTGCCACCTCATCCGCAAATCCTGTTATACCTCCTGTTGTCCCTGTAGGCACCAACGAAGGTAGTGTCCCCGCGACGGTGTCTCCTAAGACTGGCACGTTACGCTTGGCGCCATCTGGCTTGACTAAAGACGGAGCTGATCACACTGCCAACATCACCCCAGGACATTCTCAGCAATCCTCTCATGCTGATGGAATTGAAACTTCTCGTCCGAGCCCCAGTACCAGCCAAGCCTTCACCCTCCCCGCTGGGTATACCCCGTATCTTGAGAGCATTGATCAAGTTACAAAGTCGAATCTCACCCCCATGCGTCTTCCTGGTACACTCACAACGGAGGACTTTACTCGTGCTGTGGCGGTT includes these proteins:
- a CDS encoding hypothetical protein (HMMPfam hit to Na_Ca_ex, Sodium/calcium exchanger protein, score: 113.9, E(): 3.7e-31), producing MSTPTRSRSQSLNDDSSSPSSPTPTIRNTTPARPPTASQVFAAAVAASPGPAPGRAASQPGMDRRQSGQQQQQELGKGRPGRDDPRTAATPSQLRGNYSPARASISSTEDEDYLKPNSPPRTAVPGNTTFESTPRGWGGGSSRGVPQTAFGSSFGSPTAFFSQPAREASSGGTHRVGRGARFANSRDPSQTVTNPGGSSSRSASRARPPLQHHHSILRDSPNLDDDELQDRGAELIKQRQRERKAKRKKLELEQQRRLAEEGTTLETSNPPSGVPGEGFVAQQGGLSRGPVPTSRIRNPSATRRPTSEGNFPYPPSVSDGETPRDGGMSPKEDARAPSVYSSAADEEAEEQLDERVSIVGEIVNDVVEEETGGDVDKCDSDEGEESGQDEGVTMKDRQDAINIEHPFGLPIWKPALYRKSRSVTRNAESALHSIPSAAAERHLLPGNILWTALFGWWLAIACFMAAVLVTGAEALGCGRGGYGKTLRGLAWYIGWPFGKYVEGEGAPDDDHEHDEHVVGDEEQANGNYQALDGASPISKRQRAREVSDSSSSNVTVRHAQDSAPVNAPDSPDATSASTMRANNERHAVSFASGVKGKGRDSVTERSSLLGKNGFRRPKNKRAKKLGQLFYWPGFCLIVAPTMLLVCILCWGFVITIPMAKLTWELLNLLWYRPLEINFRPAPKVPVPTPASSSDNVHDDTNGSGSSTAVGDSPTNFTLKRARLTAGQVAPTSGPTSTVLLCTYRAVGLQYYKYTVGGVNIMFINLLPLVFFTIIDGLLLLPAVERKEHLGRPIAPLLRLLTSQALLFVLALASVIPLSYFIGMAVASISAQSSIGMGAVINATFGSIIEIILYSIALTQGKGRLVEGSIVGSILAGVLLMPGASMCSGAFKRKEQKFNAKSAGVTSTMLIMAIIGTLTPTMFYQTYGSFELHCQDCPSGHPNRTITLPEGGMSLEPGDMWMCDHCYYEHPDPERDPFYQENVKTLMYACAAILLFSYLIGLWFSLRTHAAQIWQNPQQLMKSEEAQAVSEVHPALKSTLAQRITPQALMQHVLPLHKSNNPPATSSANPVIPPVVPVGTNEGSVPATVSPKTGTLRLAPSGLTKDGADHTANITPGHSQQSSHADGIETSRPSPSTSQAFTLPAGYTPYLESIDQVTKSNLTPMRLPGTLTTEDFTRAVAVATVSALRHQGSIVESERKRRHVVGEGPVGVEQGGGVSKEEEGHEKGGGHEAPSWTRGVSAGVLLGCTMLYAIIAEILVDVVDVVLHGSGIDEKFLGLTLFALVPNTTEFMNAMSFALNGNIALSMEIGSAYALQVCLLQIPAMVAFSALYQPEKMGDVIDTFTLIFPRWDVIAIILSIFLLTYTYIEARSNYHRGSILVLAYIVLIMGFYYAPPRAQDDTDHDTIFGQESLESFNAGWTTALTKLWV